One Campylobacter concisus DNA segment encodes these proteins:
- a CDS encoding glycosyltransferase family 4 protein — MKKIVFLRTNPNAVGGAERYLRRLVKALNELGIQTEIRSYLGDASISSWKKALNFNRQVKRQKREDEFYFSLERVSCADIYRAGDGVHKVYRATKSFWWLNPLNFVYPYLEKKCFKNSQKIITNSNFIKEQIIATYGIEPEKITTIYNGVNLPQRVQKAEAKLTLCEEFGLKFELATLLFVGNGFKRKGLKEFLLLASKLKTPVNTLIVGKDKNISSYKRLAKKLGLNAYFVGEQKSTAKFYEASDIFIFPTHYEPFSNVVLEALSFKNVVFTTAQNGAGEILEDKFVLQSPNDESALEFIDEILTKHELMASLQEKAYELSLNFSIEKNATLTLEVIKDALK; from the coding sequence ATGAAAAAAATAGTATTTTTAAGAACTAATCCAAACGCAGTTGGAGGTGCTGAAAGATACTTAAGAAGGCTTGTTAAGGCCCTAAATGAGCTTGGTATCCAAACAGAAATTCGCTCATATCTTGGAGATGCTAGCATCTCTTCTTGGAAAAAAGCTCTAAATTTTAACCGCCAAGTAAAACGCCAAAAAAGAGAGGACGAGTTTTACTTTAGCTTGGAGCGCGTAAGCTGCGCTGACATCTACAGGGCTGGAGACGGTGTGCATAAGGTTTATAGGGCGACAAAGAGCTTTTGGTGGCTAAACCCCCTAAATTTCGTCTATCCATACTTAGAGAAAAAATGCTTCAAAAACTCCCAAAAGATCATAACAAACTCAAATTTCATCAAAGAGCAGATCATCGCGACTTACGGCATAGAACCAGAGAAGATCACGACCATTTATAACGGCGTAAATTTACCCCAAAGGGTGCAAAAAGCTGAGGCAAAGCTAACACTTTGCGAGGAATTCGGACTTAAATTTGAGCTAGCGACCCTGCTTTTTGTGGGAAATGGCTTTAAAAGAAAGGGGTTAAAAGAGTTTTTACTCCTTGCTTCAAAGCTAAAAACGCCCGTAAATACGCTCATTGTCGGCAAAGACAAAAACATCTCAAGCTACAAACGCCTAGCTAAAAAACTTGGGCTAAACGCCTACTTTGTCGGCGAGCAAAAGAGCACGGCGAAATTTTATGAAGCGAGCGATATTTTCATCTTTCCAACGCACTATGAACCATTTTCAAATGTCGTGCTAGAGGCACTTAGCTTTAAAAACGTGGTCTTTACGACGGCTCAAAATGGCGCTGGCGAGATATTAGAAGATAAATTTGTACTTCAAAGTCCAAATGATGAGAGCGCGCTGGAGTTTATAGATGAAATTCTCACAAAGCACGAGCTTATGGCGAGCCTGCAAGAGAAGGCTTACGAGCTTTCGCTAAATTTTAGTATCGAAAAAAACGCCACTCTTACGCTTGAAGTGATAAAAGACGCCTTAAAATGA
- a CDS encoding glycosyltransferase family 9 protein, with protein sequence MKILLIRNDNIGDLICTTPAIEALRKEYTSAQIDIVVNSLNACVVKNNPFLNKIYTYTKPKHVKSVTAKIKAFFGKCKILFQIWRENYDVVVLFRSSYSPSAAIFARVAHAKKVIGAVKQNEDRGLITDRLNFDETPHEVILCLQCLIPLGVNFKDEKTLYVPSEKNEKFRDFIFFHISSRVEQNRLSEGKILEILEFLKQRFKNIVISAEEANFGNDIAHKADVVFARTKSLDELASYIWAAKFVLTLDGGVAHLAPALGVKTIVLFGKTNPLRWAPTYGSGECIVLQSPNKIVEEIKNDEIYEKILHFA encoded by the coding sequence TTGAAAATTTTACTTATAAGAAATGACAACATAGGTGATCTAATTTGCACTACACCAGCTATTGAGGCATTACGCAAAGAATATACTAGCGCCCAGATAGATATCGTCGTCAATAGCCTAAATGCCTGCGTTGTTAAAAATAACCCTTTTTTAAATAAAATATACACATATACAAAACCAAAACATGTAAAATCAGTTACCGCAAAGATCAAAGCTTTTTTTGGAAAGTGTAAAATTTTGTTTCAAATTTGGCGTGAAAATTATGACGTTGTGGTTCTTTTTAGAAGTTCTTATTCGCCATCGGCTGCTATTTTTGCAAGAGTGGCTCATGCCAAAAAGGTAATAGGAGCAGTCAAACAAAACGAGGATAGGGGTCTTATAACAGATAGATTAAATTTTGATGAGACGCCACATGAAGTTATACTTTGTCTTCAGTGTTTGATACCACTTGGGGTAAATTTTAAAGATGAAAAAACACTTTACGTACCAAGTGAAAAAAATGAAAAATTTAGGGACTTTATCTTTTTTCATATCTCATCACGAGTAGAGCAAAATCGCTTAAGTGAAGGTAAAATCTTAGAAATTTTAGAATTTCTAAAGCAACGATTTAAAAATATTGTCATTAGTGCAGAAGAAGCTAACTTTGGCAATGACATAGCACATAAGGCAGATGTTGTTTTTGCTAGAACAAAGAGTTTAGATGAGCTAGCGAGTTATATCTGGGCAGCCAAATTTGTTCTTACTCTTGATGGAGGTGTAGCGCATTTAGCCCCAGCTCTTGGTGTAAAGACGATCGTTTTATTTGGAAAAACAAATCCTTTAAGATGGGCGCCAACTTACGGCAGTGGTGAGTGCATAGTCTTACAAAGCCCAAACAAAATAGTAGAGGAAATCAAAAATGATGAAATTTATGAAAAAATATTACACTTTGCTTGA